One window of the Bos indicus isolate NIAB-ARS_2022 breed Sahiwal x Tharparkar chromosome 15, NIAB-ARS_B.indTharparkar_mat_pri_1.0, whole genome shotgun sequence genome contains the following:
- the NLRP10 gene encoding LOW QUALITY PROTEIN: NACHT, LRR and PYD domains-containing protein 10 (The sequence of the model RefSeq protein was modified relative to this genomic sequence to represent the inferred CDS: inserted 1 base in 1 codon; deleted 3 bases in 2 codons; substituted 3 bases at 3 genomic stop codons): MYGAQQAVKVVLRVSKVVNLLELSHVCLDAQIMDRRACVPPTGESRRGNNGNHDQLLPVSMPSSGSPDSSPCPSWELELDSVAVKAVFDPXEEPSKVPPRVALQGSAGIGKITLARKMVLNXTTGTLYPGWFDDVLYVSCRGSLYVALLAEGKLDQLLLWCCRDNQAAVTELLRQLEWFQFILDGYDDLQGPLAERLKRPRSSLMEYVLHPXIRRTVLPRSSLLITIQTLASWNPEPLLRQPHSDHILRGFSEDKKRSYLRSYFTDEKQVRNALDIVQANDVLYKACQVLGICWXVCSWLKGR; this comes from the exons ATGTatggagcccagcaggctgtgAAAGTGGTGCTCAGGGTCTCAAAGGTCGTGAACCTGTTGGAGCTCAGCCACGTTTGTCTGGATG CACAGATTATGGACAGGAGAGCATGTGTGCCACCTACAGGAGAGTCAAGAAGGGGCAACAATGGCAACCATGACCAGCTTCTTCCGGTGTCCATGCCCAGCTCAGGGAGCCCAGACTCATCTCCCTGccccagctgggagctggagctggactctgtcGCAGTGAAGGCTGTATTTGATCCATGAGAAGAGCCCTCCAAGGTCCCACCCAGAGTGGCACTACAGGGGTCAGCTGGCATAGGAAAGATAACCCTGGccagaaaaatggtgctgaactAGACCACTGGCACCCTGTACCCAGGCTGGTTTGATGATGTCTTATATGTGAGCTGTAGA GGGTCCTTATATGTGGCCCTGCTGGCAGAAGGCAAACTGGACCAGCTCCTCCTCTGGTGTTGTAGGGACAATCAAGCAGCTGTCACAGAGCTTCTGAGGCAGCTGGAGTGGTTCCAGTTCATCCTGGATGGCTATGATGATCTGCAGGGGCCCTTG GCAGAGAGGTTGAAGAGGCCGAGGTCCAGTCTCATGGAGTATGTGCTGCACCCTTGAATCAGGAGGACGGTACTGCCGAGGTCCTCCCTTCTCATCACCATCCAGACCCTGGCTTCGTGGAATCCAGAGCCCTTGCTGAGACAACCACACTCTGACCACATCCTTAGAGGTTTCTCTGAGGACAAGAAGAGGAGTTATTTACGCTcgtatttcacagatgagaagcaAGTTAGAAATGCCCTTGACATTGTGCAAGCAAATGATGTTCTCTACAAAGCATGTCAGGTTCTAGGAATTTGCT TTGTCTGCTCTTGGCTGAAGGGCAGATAG
- the LOC109569372 gene encoding olfactory receptor 10A3-like: MKSGNESFVVDFILLGFSNFPQLQGQLFWVFLADYLVTVLGNAIIIVVISLEQSLHVPMYLFLLNLSVVEVSFSAVIMPEMLVVLSSEKTTITFAGCFAQMYFILLFGGTECFLLGAMAYDRFAATCHPLSYPVTMNKRLFTKLVIVSWVSWIMVATVQTTWVFSFPFCGPNEINHLFCETPPVLELACADTFLFEIYAFTGTILIVMVPFVLIVLSYIRILFAILKMPSTTGRQKAFSTCASHLTSVTLFYGTANMTYLQPKSGYSPETKKLMSLAYTLLTPLLNPLIYSLRNSEMKRALMKLWRRKVDLHTF, encoded by the coding sequence ATGAAAAGTGGAAACGAAAGCTTTGTGGTTGACTTCATCCTCTTGGGCTTTTCTAATTTTCCTCAACTCCAAGGGCAGCTCTTTTGGGTGTTCTTGGCTGATTATCTGGTGACTGTGCTGGGAAATGCCATCATTATAGTCGTCATCTCCCTGGAACAGAGCTTGCACGTTCCCATGTACTTGTTTCTCCTGAACCTGTCTGTGGTGGAAGTGAGTTTCAGTGCAGTCATCATGCCTGAGATGCTGGTGGTCCTCTCCAGTGAAAAAACTACGATCACTTTTGCAGGCTGTTTTGCACAGATGTACTTCATTCTCCTTTTTGGGGGGACTGAGTGTTTTCTCCTGGGGGCAATGGCTTATGACCGATTTGCTGCAACCTGCCATCCTCTGAGCTACCCAGTGACTATGAACAAAAGGCTTTTCACAAAATTAGTTATAGTCTCATGGGTCTCATGGATCATGGTGGCTACTGTGCAGACCACATGGGTGTTTAGTTTTCCCTTTTGTGGCCCCAATGAAATTAATCATCTCTTCTGTGAGACTCCCCCAGTGTTAGAGCTTGCATGTGCAGACACCTTTTTGTTTGAGATCTATGCATTCACTGGCACCATTTTGATTGTTATGGTTCCTTTTGTGTTGATAGTCTTGTCTTACATTCGAATTCTCTTTGCCATCCTGAAGATGCCGTCAACAACTGGGAGGCAAAAGGCCTTTTCCACCTGTGCCTCCCATCTCACATCTGTTACCCTCTTCTATGGCACAGCCAATATGACTTACTTACAACCCAAATCTGGCTACTCCCCAGAAACCAAGAAGCTGATGTCCTTGGCTTACACGTTGCTTACACCTCTGCTGAATCCACTGATCTACAGCTTGCGAAACAGTGAGATGAAAAGAGCTTTGATGAAATTATGGCGAAGAAAAGTGGATTTACATACATTCTAA